The Rhizophagus irregularis chromosome 16, complete sequence genome segment TGACGACCTAAGGGACACTCTAATGAGGTAGGCCCCGCCGGATGAGCTCAACCCActtattgcattttttgattcttaAGGTTGAAAATCTTGGTCAAGTGTTCTGagaccaatttttattttaaaaaaaaatttcgtttgaTTTCTATAAATGCAGTACTTTAATTTATGCATCTTTTTTAGGATTAACAACCAGCATTTGCAATgactttaataaatcttaaGAACTATCATTTAATTAGGTTGGTTTGTATCTTCAACTCCTGTATTTTCTCATGGACAACTATATGTTGCATGTTCAAGAATAacatcaagaaaaaatttaaataattaaatttttactttatttcaaGTTTAGGTTTTAACCATTAACTGCTAATGTAGTTAACAGGTGAATCCtagtagtatttaatatttgtgaCGAAATCCGATAATGTTGTGCGTAACTACTCCATTATGTTATAACGATATCGTCACGTTGGTTTATGTTAACCATCCGGGGAGAGAGAGATGTGTCTAATTTACCAGGTACGATCATATCTTTAATTTCGCAGAAACTTGCACCATAATCCGTgtacttattaatttaacaattgtCACAAAGTTTCGATACAATATTAGTGTCATAACAGTTAACCATCTGGAGAGAGAGAGATGTCTAATTTACCAGGTACTTATCTTTAATTTTGCAGAAACTTGCGTTGTATGTAATACAGACTCTTGTCAATTCAGTATTTGGTATAATATTAGTGTCTTATGTTAACCGTCGGAGAGAGAAGTAATTTACCAGGTGCGTCGTAATCAGGAAACTTACATCAATTcaacatttataatattattgtcatACCGATATTGTCGCATTGTTTTATGTTACTAGAGAGGGATGCGCCTACATAATTTACCAAGTACGATTAAACTTCGCAATACTTATCAATTCAACAATTGTGAATCAATAATGACGGAACGTGACTACTTCAAGCTGTAATAACAATGATATCGATAcgttgtttttatttttcattttgaccATCATAATtgcatattaataatatatacggcattatcaattaataaaaattattgaatgtaCTAGTACCTACGGTTCACAATTTTTTCATGACCCAAAATTCTTGTCAAATATCATCTTGATACTGTGTAAATGTCGTCCTgatatcttaataatatttttaaatgaaataatatttttaaatgatatcgtAACAGTACggtttgataattatatcgatacattttcaacatcatCGCAACATCTTCACGATAACATCacgatttttaaatgatatcgtAACAGTACggtttgataattatatcgatacattttcaacatcatCGCAACATCTTCACGATAACATCacgatttttaaatgatatcgtAACAATACGGTTTGATAATCATAAcgatacattttcaacatcatCGTAACATCTTCACGACGACATCACGATTTTTTTGAAGATATCGCGACGATATAGTTATGATAGTCTTAACGATACCTTTCCAACATCTTCGCGATATTAAATTACgaaatcaatatgatatcattCTGATATCAAAATGTTACCGATTTTAATATCGCGAAGATGTTGGAAAGGTATCGTTAAGACTATCATAACTATATCGTCGCGATATCTTCAAAAAAATCGTGATGTCGTCGTGAagatgttgaaaatgtatcattaaaatattgtgGCAAATTTGAAGATTTCAGCAAAGTATAATTAAACCGCCTGAGGACGGCGCCACTCTGGTATATAAAACGAAACAAGGGTGGGTCCCAATTACGACACCAATCCCGAAAAAAACCAAAGACAatcaaatctaaaaaaagaaacgatcTGTATTTTTCTTTCGGCCATTAAAGGCCGCCACCTGTAAATACTGTAATAGGTGGAATGGTTCACACTATTCTAATTGTTGTACGttggtataaaattttgtacgTGGGGGTtacccaaaaaaaaagatgtaataaattacaagtCAATAGTAAAAATGTGGCTGAAATAATGTAAATCTATAACTATCAGCGTGCCactaaaataagaaaataagcTGATAGTGGTAACCGAATGGGGTTAAGGTGAAGCGAAGACTTTAGAGTCTTCAGGAGACGGAATATCTAGTCTCAATTTTTTGACCTCAGTGTTGTGCCTATCTGTATTTGTAATTGGGATAGGGGGACGTTTGTGTGGTCTGAGTTCAAGTTGTTTCGTATCATCTGATGTGTGTCCTTTGTAACGGTAATGGGGTGCATTGTCATCCATGACTGAGAAATAGTCGATATTGAAAAAACCTAATTCGCGCTCCAGTTGGAGCAACTGTTTGTTAGTTTTGTAAACATTTTTTCCTTGTGTAATTCTGTTCTGTAGAACGGAACGGCGGTCAGTTAAAGGGGTGATTTTCTTGTGAAAATGATCTTGAAATTTAGTGAGATCTTTGGTCATATCTTCACGATATTCTATACGGTTGGAGGAGGTACCCCAGAGCTTAGCTCTAGTAGAAAGTTCTTCTTCATAAGCAAGACGTTTAACTTCCCTTGCTTCATGTTCTTTTTGTAGTCGCACAGCTAGTTCATGAGCTTTTTTGCGTTTTCTAATACCATTTAACCAGTATATACATCCTGGTTCGTATTGTTGACCTTTAATTTTAGCCTGTCTATTGGAAGTATAAACAGGTTCATCAGTTACATAAGGGAAGAGGTCGTTAGGAATCCAGATGCCCAACGTCTCATGCCACGTTTTCTCTTCTTTGAGGAGAATGGGTTGTGAGGTGGTGGCAGGTGAGTGAGTATTTGAAGTACTAATTGAATTATTCCCTGGACATGATCGAAGCGCTTGGTCAAAAGTGCGGTTCATAACGGCTATTGCGCCTAGAGGTCTGGGTGATGCAGGGGGTATAGGAAAATTGTAATGTTCCTCATCTCTGAGCACTAGTCTTTtgtgatattttaaatgttgtataggtttattaatatattgtgAAGGTAAAAATAGGAAACGGTGTTGTCTAGCACGGTGAAGCTTTCTGTCAAGAGTATTCACGCGTCTATAAGATTTTTGGTTGTTACCACGATTGTAGAAAACAGATCTACATGCCCGTTGAAAGCgggatttttgttttttactttgtTTACTACTGTCGGAGTGGTGTGAACGGAAATTGTCCAATCGTTTTCAGTACATACGACGGTTGTTGTATGTGGAAAGAAATTTATGTCCATTAGCTAAGTATGAAACATCGTAGGAAATTCCAAGACGATTTGAATAAATGTGTTTTTTGACACGACGTTGCCATTGTTTATGAATAAGGGTTGCATGGAACCGTTTGTTGTTGATAATGTTATTATTCGATACCGGCGTGTGTTTCttgatattatgaaaaatatctaaatttttttgatgagaaACACAAGCTCGTCTATTATGAGACATGATGTAAGGGGAGGGGACACAACACAACTGTGTGTGTTCAGTTCCAAGATTGTAAGTGGTGAAAAAATTACATGGTGTAAAAATACCAAAATGAAAACGATAACGTTTATaagaaaagttaaagaaagtttttgtGCGGGAATTTCTTTGTGTGACACTGTCAGCACGTGATTTGATAACGAAGTATCTATCGAGTAATTTAGAACGAATAAGATTAAAATATCTCTTTTGAATGGAGCGTGGGATGACTTTttgatgagaaaaaaaatgttgtaacATCTTACTAATCTGATATTTCAGATTAGGAAAGCTACAGGTGGAAGAGTAGCTAATAGGGGTTGATTTCATGTGATAATCATTTGTGTGTATTTTAAGATGAATATCATTGGTGTTTGCTGAAAAATCAGCTAactcaaaaaagaaactttttgatCTTCTGATTTCATAAATCTTGTTACATCCAGCCCGATTGGGTCTAGTCACGTGAAATTTATGGAATGAGATGtcgaaagaaaattttcccaAGGGGATAGGtttttgaaaagtaaaaaccatatttttaatatgttttgtaaaaataaggtaaaatataataaaaacttctTTCAGAGGTCGGGTAATAAGGAGAAGAACCTTTCCATAAGAAGCCACCCAGTGGTCTTCTTCTTCTCGAACGTTGAAAACGTAAAAGGggtgtaaataaaaaaacagtaTTTAACTGCGGATTTCTATGTGAAAAAATGGAAaggggaaagagttttttttttctaataacttGTTCTGTTGAGTAACGTATTACAAGTTTAGCAAATTagtcatattattaataatcacgtgattaaattttttgtgtcCGTACACAACATATTTAATCATAGTATAAAGTAATCATATAGCGTGAGTTAGTAATCTGAACAgccaattatttaaatttacacaAAACTACATACTAAATTTGGTATTACTTAATTTCGAAATGACGAAATCCTTATCCAGTTGCGGAAGATAAAAGATCACTTATTTGTGAATATAAAAGTTTGTAAAGCACATTtctatttaattcttttaaaaagaaattggtACAAGTtataaagaaaacaatatcgaagtttttcaaaaacttatgatttctaaaagaaaaaagaaaagaaataaaaaaaaaattgaaattgaaggAGGATGAGGTTAATAATTTAGGACTTTATGACTAGTAacaatatatgtaaaatttttttttttatataaaatattctataatCTATAATAATGCGATCAATTATCATGCTTTGAATAATGCTAAATAACTAAGTGAGAATGAATAATGCTTGATAAAAAGTTTCTAATATACAAAACATGATGATGAATAAACTACGGTCCGTCCGAATCAGGAAACGAGCCATGTCCAGAAGATGTAAACATAGCCTTGACTTTGCCGTCTTTTTCTTTCGATGGACTTTCGTCTTTTTGagcattttttctttaatgatacaattaataaattaatagatttctttcgttgattttaaaaagtattaatattgtatttgtatttacCTCTTAATTAATTGATCTAAATTCAAAGGAGAGGCTGTTACGATAGTAGCCATAAGTACAATCAAGAGAGCAAATAAGATTTGAcgcaaattcatttttatagcaTTTAGATCTTTTTGTATTTGTGtttagatatttttaatttcttatttaaaagaattattctttgaaaaatttttatttgatttctgAATTAGTTGAATTGGAACAAGTGGGGAAAgccatttatttattgatttttttcaatattattaaatggggCCTGTGTTCCCTTGAATGATCAACAAAacgaaaattgatttttacaaataataactGAAATTTGGTagtttatctttaaataattagaaaaaaactttcaaacatttctttctttcatcTTTAATATAACGAcgtaatttaacaattaatttattcgaGCTTTGTTCTTTAGAAGAGTGATTGGTTGAAGCTtgtttaatagtattttttatcctttaaaaaggaaaataaaaaaaataaaaaatcgaatttttttaaaacaataaagaaattttagtCCTTGTTAAAGTGTGTaacgataaataataatgcattATATTATCAGTCATATATTGATCCCCcatatacataataaaatttaccgtAGTAACACcaccaattttataattaaaatttcacccCCACGTGACCGGTGACAGTTAAGGggttgtgaaaaaaataattttggcaaaaaaaaactgtgtcctcagataaatataaacagtgaaaACGCGGTGGGGTGTGATGCCggtgatgaatattattaggTCACGTGGGGGTGAAAAATTTAGTGGTGTTACTATAATAAAGAGATTATCACCTGAtcaattaatacaatttaattagttttgtgtttcaaatattatgaattcaaattgcatcagataatttattttggaagTAATGGTCATAATTCAAAGTGCgcgcaaaaaaaaatgtaaatatgatgcaaaaaaaaacacccaaatcatacaaaaaaggtttttgaaaatttttttccgttagcaaaattttattttttcttaaatgtcTATTTCCttgtttttaaagaaagaaagaaaaacaTAACGGATAACAATAATGCAAGAATGTAATTTCTATAGTACTGTATCATCATCGTTTCTCggatattcaataatatttgtagGTTTCTTCATGTTTTATACTTTGTCTTTCAgcagaaaaaggaaatttataatatagtaGCATATCAAATATTCAATGTTCTTCCaataagattaaatattattgaaacaCGAGCGgacattaaagaaaaattggaATTGGATCATATATAACTAATACTAT includes the following:
- a CDS encoding uncharacterized protein (SECRETED:cutsite_VTA-SP; SECRETED:prob_0.9096); SECRETED:SignalP(1-21), whose amino-acid sequence is MNLRQILFALLIVLMATIVTASPLNLDQLIKRKNAQKDESPSKEKDGKVKAMFTSSGHGSFPDSDGP